From Elephas maximus indicus isolate mEleMax1 chromosome 1, mEleMax1 primary haplotype, whole genome shotgun sequence, a single genomic window includes:
- the CLDN1 gene encoding claudin-1, with translation MANAGLQLLGFILAFLGWIGAIVSTALPQWKIYSYAGDNIVTAQAIYEGLWMSCVSQSTGQIQCKVFDSLLNLPSTLQATRALMVIGILLGLIAIFVATMGMKCMKCLEDDEMQKMRMAVIGGVIFLIAGLAILVATAWYGNRIVQEFYDPMTPVNARYEFGQALFTGWAAASLCLLGGALLCCSCPRKTASYPTPRPYPKPTPSSGKDYV, from the exons ATGGCCAACGCGGGGCTGCAGCTGCTGGGCTTCATCCTGGCCTTCCTGGGCTGGATTGGCGCCATCGTCAGCACCGCGCTGCCCCAGTGGAAGATTTACTCCTACGCCGGCGACAACATCGTCACCGCTCAAGCCATCTACGAGGGGCTGTGGATGTCCTGCGTGTCTCAGAGTACCGGGCAGATCCAGTGCAAAGTCTTTGACTCCTTGCTCAACCTGCCCA GCACTTTACAAGCAACCCGGGCCTTGATGGTGATTGGCATCCTGCTGGGACTGATAGCAATCTTTGTGGCCACCATGGGCATGAAGTGTATGAAGTGTTTGGAAGACGATGAGATGCAGAAGATGAGGATGGCTGTTATTGGGGGTGTGATATTTCTTATTGCAG GGCTGGCAATTTTAGTTGCCACAGCATGGTATGGCAATAGAATTGTTCAAGAATTCTATGACCCAATGACCCCAGTCAATGCCAG GTATGAATTTGGTCAGGCTCTCTTCACTGGCTGGGCTGCGGCTTCTCTCTGCCTTCTGGGAGGTGCCCTACTCTGCTGTTCCTGTCCTCGAAAAACAGCCTCTTACCCAACACCGCGTCCTTATCCAAAACCTACACCCTCCAGTGGGAAAGACTATGTGTGA